A genomic segment from Hemitrygon akajei chromosome 27, sHemAka1.3, whole genome shotgun sequence encodes:
- the LOC140717279 gene encoding polymeric immunoglobulin receptor-like isoform X1 has product MLWTLILLIGFLPVSGALWAEKNVSGVVGRAITIDCHYGAKYRSHTKYWCHGWNQQCSVLVETKGQHGRSGRVSITDNPEWRIFTVTMEDLRSGDTGRYSCGITTPGADLMFNVHLQVSDEPVSVPVVRYLSPANVSRLGGSVTVSCESEQGSLPIQYRWYEQTSSGYREASGTNELALQCQSFNHQHHQYYCNASNRLGTRSSGMVNVTVFNNREICSYVTEINGTISGALWAEDNVRGVLGRAVTIDCHYAPMYRSHTKYLCRMWDRQCTSLVNTNGTNEQYGRMTIRDNTSQGIFTVTMENLLCNDTGLYRCGITTSGNQLEFDVHLQLSDVSDALWTEKYVRGVVGRTITIDCHYGAKYCLHTKYWCHGWTRQCSVLVETKGQHGRSGRVSITVNPERGIFTVTMEDLRSGDTGWYSCGITTPGVDPMFNVHLQVSDEPVSVPVLQYLSAANVSRLGGSVTVSCESEQGSLPIQYTWYENNSSGHSNISNATELDLHCQSFNHQHHQYYCSASNRLGARSSTMVNVTVFNNGEICSYVTEINGTISGALWAEDKVRGVLGRAVTIDCHYAPMYRSHTKYLCRMWDRQCTSLVNTNGTNEQYGRMTIRDNTSQGIFTVTMENLVSQDTGLYRCGITTSGNQLEFDVHLQLSDGCEYSCETFTTVSTASFMMWKVGRWLLFALLMISTISVMWFTRETKRRDESDPHSLVIQEVK; this is encoded by the exons atgctgtggacattgaTTCTTCTGATTGGTTTCCTACCTG TTTCAGGTGCATTGTGGGCAGAGAAAAATGTAAGTGGAGTTGTGGGAAGAGCGATCACAATCGATTGTCACTATGGAGCAAAGTACCGCTCACACACAAAGTATTGGTGCCATGGATGGAATCAACAATGTTCAGTTTTAGTGGAAACAAAAGGGCAACACGGACGGAGTGGACGAGTGTCAATCACAGATAACCCGGAATGGAGAATATTTACTGTTACTATGGAGGATCTTCGCTCTGGAGATACAGGAAGGTACAGCTGTGGAATTACAACACCAGGAGCCGATCTGATGTTTAATGTTCATCTACAAGTATCTGATG AACCTGTGTCTGTTCCTGTGGTTCGATATCTGTCACCAGCAAATGTCTCACGTCTCGGGGGCTCAGTGACAGTGTCCTGTGAGTCTGAGCAGGGATCCCTTCCCATTCAGTACAGATGGTATGAACAAACCTCATCTGGGTATCGCGAGGCATCAGGCACCAATGAACTGGCTCTACAATGTCAATCCTTCAACCACCAGCACCATCAGTATTACTGCAATGCCTCGAATCGGCTTGGAACAAGATCCAGTGGAATGGTTAATGTGACAGTCTTTAACAACAGAGAGATCTGCAGTTATGTGACAGAAATCAATGGCACCA TTTCAGGTGCCTTATGGGCAGAAGATAATGTAAGAGGAGTTCTGGGAAGAGCGGTCACAATCGATTGTCACTATGCACCGATGTACCGTTCACACACAAAGTATTTGTGTCGCATGTGGGATCGCCAATGCACATCATTAGTGAATACAAATGGGACAAATGAGCAGTATGGAAGAATGACAATCAGAGATAACACATCCCAGGGAATATTTACTGTTACTATGGAGAATCTTCTCTGTAATGATACAGGGCTTTACCGATGTGGAATTACAACGTCTGGCAATCAGCTAGAGTTTGATGTGCATCTACAACTATCTGACG TTTCAGATGCATTGTGGACAGAGAAATATGTAAGAGGAGTTGTGGGAAGAACGATCACAATCGATTGTCACTATGGAGCAAAGTACTGCTTGCACACAAAGTATTGGTGTCATGGATGGACTCGTCAGTGTTCAGTTTTAGTGGAAACAAAAGGGCAACACGGACGGAGTGGACGAGTGTCAATCACAGTTAACCCGGAACGGGGAATATTTACTGTTACTATGGAGGATCTTCGCTCTGGAGATACAGGATGGTACAGCTGTGGAATTACAACACCAGGTGTCGATCCGATGTTTAATGTTCATCTACAAGTATCTGATG AACctgtgtctgttcctgtgcttcAATATCTGTCAGCAGCAAATGTGTCACGTCTCGGGGGCTCAGTGACAGTGTCCTGTGAGTCTGAGCAGGGATCACTTCCCATTCAGTACACATGGTATGAAAACAATTCATCTGGGCATTCAAATATCTCAAATGCTACCGAACTGGATCTACATTGTCAATCTTTCAACCACCAGCACCATCAATATTACTGCAGTGCCTCGAATCGGCTTGGAGCAAGATCCAGTACAATGGTTAATGTGACAGTCTTCAACAACGGTGAGATCTGCAGTTACGTGACAGAAATCAATGGCACCA TTTCAGGTGCCTTATGGGCAGAAGATAAAGTAAGAGGAGTTCTGGGAAGAGCGGTCACAATTGATTGTCACTATGCACCGATGTACCGTTCACACACAAAATATTTGTGTCGCATGTGGGATCGCCAATGCACATCATTAGTGAATACAAACGGGACAAATGAGCAGTATGGAAGAATGACAATCAGAGATAACACATCCCAGGGAATATTTACTGTTACTATGGAGAATCTTGTCTCTCAAGATACAGGGCTTTACCGATGTGGAATTACAACATCTGGCAATCAGCTAGAGTTTGATGTGCATCTACAACTATCTGACG GATGTGAATATTCATGTGAAACATTTACAACAGTATCAACTGCAAG TTTCATGATGTGGAAGGTGGGTCGTTGGCTGCTCTTCGCTCTCCTGATGATCAGCACGATTTCAGTCATGTGGTTCACAAGAGAAACTAAG AGACGTGATGAATCTGATCCTCACAGCCTGGTGATCCAGGAGGTAAAATGA
- the LOC140717279 gene encoding polymeric immunoglobulin receptor-like isoform X3, which produces MLWTLILLIGFLPVSGALWAEKNVSGVVGRAITIDCHYGAKYRSHTKYWCHGWNQQCSVLVETKGQHGRSGRVSITDNPEWRIFTVTMEDLRSGDTGRYSCGITTPGADLMFNVHLQVSDEPVSVPVVRYLSPANVSRLGGSVTVSCESEQGSLPIQYRWYEQTSSGYREASGTNELALQCQSFNHQHHQYYCNASNRLGTRSSGMVNVTVFNNREICSYVTEINGTISGALWAEDNVRGVLGRAVTIDCHYAPMYRSHTKYLCRMWDRQCTSLVNTNGTNEQYGRMTIRDNTSQGIFTVTMENLLCNDTGLYRCGITTSGNQLEFDVHLQLSDVSDALWTEKYVRGVVGRTITIDCHYGAKYCLHTKYWCHGWTRQCSVLVETKGQHGRSGRVSITVNPERGIFTVTMEDLRSGDTGWYSCGITTPGVDPMFNVHLQVSDEPVSVPVLQYLSAANVSRLGGSVTVSCESEQGSLPIQYTWYENNSSGHSNISNATELDLHCQSFNHQHHQYYCSASNRLGARSSTMVNVTVFNNGALWAEDKVRGVLGRAVTIDCHYAPMYRSHTKYLCRMWDRQCTSLVNTNGTNEQYGRMTIRDNTSQGIFTVTMENLVSQDTGLYRCGITTSGNQLEFDVHLQLSDGCEYSCETFTTVSTASFMMWKVGRWLLFALLMISTISVMWFTRETKRRDESDPHSLVIQEVK; this is translated from the exons atgctgtggacattgaTTCTTCTGATTGGTTTCCTACCTG TTTCAGGTGCATTGTGGGCAGAGAAAAATGTAAGTGGAGTTGTGGGAAGAGCGATCACAATCGATTGTCACTATGGAGCAAAGTACCGCTCACACACAAAGTATTGGTGCCATGGATGGAATCAACAATGTTCAGTTTTAGTGGAAACAAAAGGGCAACACGGACGGAGTGGACGAGTGTCAATCACAGATAACCCGGAATGGAGAATATTTACTGTTACTATGGAGGATCTTCGCTCTGGAGATACAGGAAGGTACAGCTGTGGAATTACAACACCAGGAGCCGATCTGATGTTTAATGTTCATCTACAAGTATCTGATG AACCTGTGTCTGTTCCTGTGGTTCGATATCTGTCACCAGCAAATGTCTCACGTCTCGGGGGCTCAGTGACAGTGTCCTGTGAGTCTGAGCAGGGATCCCTTCCCATTCAGTACAGATGGTATGAACAAACCTCATCTGGGTATCGCGAGGCATCAGGCACCAATGAACTGGCTCTACAATGTCAATCCTTCAACCACCAGCACCATCAGTATTACTGCAATGCCTCGAATCGGCTTGGAACAAGATCCAGTGGAATGGTTAATGTGACAGTCTTTAACAACAGAGAGATCTGCAGTTATGTGACAGAAATCAATGGCACCA TTTCAGGTGCCTTATGGGCAGAAGATAATGTAAGAGGAGTTCTGGGAAGAGCGGTCACAATCGATTGTCACTATGCACCGATGTACCGTTCACACACAAAGTATTTGTGTCGCATGTGGGATCGCCAATGCACATCATTAGTGAATACAAATGGGACAAATGAGCAGTATGGAAGAATGACAATCAGAGATAACACATCCCAGGGAATATTTACTGTTACTATGGAGAATCTTCTCTGTAATGATACAGGGCTTTACCGATGTGGAATTACAACGTCTGGCAATCAGCTAGAGTTTGATGTGCATCTACAACTATCTGACG TTTCAGATGCATTGTGGACAGAGAAATATGTAAGAGGAGTTGTGGGAAGAACGATCACAATCGATTGTCACTATGGAGCAAAGTACTGCTTGCACACAAAGTATTGGTGTCATGGATGGACTCGTCAGTGTTCAGTTTTAGTGGAAACAAAAGGGCAACACGGACGGAGTGGACGAGTGTCAATCACAGTTAACCCGGAACGGGGAATATTTACTGTTACTATGGAGGATCTTCGCTCTGGAGATACAGGATGGTACAGCTGTGGAATTACAACACCAGGTGTCGATCCGATGTTTAATGTTCATCTACAAGTATCTGATG AACctgtgtctgttcctgtgcttcAATATCTGTCAGCAGCAAATGTGTCACGTCTCGGGGGCTCAGTGACAGTGTCCTGTGAGTCTGAGCAGGGATCACTTCCCATTCAGTACACATGGTATGAAAACAATTCATCTGGGCATTCAAATATCTCAAATGCTACCGAACTGGATCTACATTGTCAATCTTTCAACCACCAGCACCATCAATATTACTGCAGTGCCTCGAATCGGCTTGGAGCAAGATCCAGTACAATGGTTAATGTGACAGTCTTCAACAACG GTGCCTTATGGGCAGAAGATAAAGTAAGAGGAGTTCTGGGAAGAGCGGTCACAATTGATTGTCACTATGCACCGATGTACCGTTCACACACAAAATATTTGTGTCGCATGTGGGATCGCCAATGCACATCATTAGTGAATACAAACGGGACAAATGAGCAGTATGGAAGAATGACAATCAGAGATAACACATCCCAGGGAATATTTACTGTTACTATGGAGAATCTTGTCTCTCAAGATACAGGGCTTTACCGATGTGGAATTACAACATCTGGCAATCAGCTAGAGTTTGATGTGCATCTACAACTATCTGACG GATGTGAATATTCATGTGAAACATTTACAACAGTATCAACTGCAAG TTTCATGATGTGGAAGGTGGGTCGTTGGCTGCTCTTCGCTCTCCTGATGATCAGCACGATTTCAGTCATGTGGTTCACAAGAGAAACTAAG AGACGTGATGAATCTGATCCTCACAGCCTGGTGATCCAGGAGGTAAAATGA
- the LOC140717279 gene encoding polymeric immunoglobulin receptor-like isoform X2 has product MLWTLILLIGFLPVSGALWAEKNVSGVVGRAITIDCHYGAKYRSHTKYWCHGWNQQCSVLVETKGQHGRSGRVSITDNPEWRIFTVTMEDLRSGDTGRYSCGITTPGADLMFNVHLQVSDEPVSVPVVRYLSPANVSRLGGSVTVSCESEQGSLPIQYRWYEQTSSGYREASGTNELALQCQSFNHQHHQYYCNASNRLGTRSSGMVNVTVFNNREICSYVTEINGTISGALWAEDNVRGVLGRAVTIDCHYAPMYRSHTKYLCRMWDRQCTSLVNTNGTNEQYGRMTIRDNTSQGIFTVTMENLLCNDTGLYRCGITTSGNQLEFDVHLQLSDVSDALWTEKYVRGVVGRTITIDCHYGAKYCLHTKYWCHGWTRQCSVLVETKGQHGRSGRVSITVNPERGIFTVTMEDLRSGDTGWYSCGITTPGVDPMFNVHLQVSDEPVSVPVLQYLSAANVSRLGGSVTVSCESEQGSLPIQYTWYENNSSGHSNISNATELDLHCQSFNHQHHQYYCSASNRLGARSSTMVNVTVFNNVSGALWAEDKVRGVLGRAVTIDCHYAPMYRSHTKYLCRMWDRQCTSLVNTNGTNEQYGRMTIRDNTSQGIFTVTMENLVSQDTGLYRCGITTSGNQLEFDVHLQLSDGCEYSCETFTTVSTASFMMWKVGRWLLFALLMISTISVMWFTRETKRRDESDPHSLVIQEVK; this is encoded by the exons atgctgtggacattgaTTCTTCTGATTGGTTTCCTACCTG TTTCAGGTGCATTGTGGGCAGAGAAAAATGTAAGTGGAGTTGTGGGAAGAGCGATCACAATCGATTGTCACTATGGAGCAAAGTACCGCTCACACACAAAGTATTGGTGCCATGGATGGAATCAACAATGTTCAGTTTTAGTGGAAACAAAAGGGCAACACGGACGGAGTGGACGAGTGTCAATCACAGATAACCCGGAATGGAGAATATTTACTGTTACTATGGAGGATCTTCGCTCTGGAGATACAGGAAGGTACAGCTGTGGAATTACAACACCAGGAGCCGATCTGATGTTTAATGTTCATCTACAAGTATCTGATG AACCTGTGTCTGTTCCTGTGGTTCGATATCTGTCACCAGCAAATGTCTCACGTCTCGGGGGCTCAGTGACAGTGTCCTGTGAGTCTGAGCAGGGATCCCTTCCCATTCAGTACAGATGGTATGAACAAACCTCATCTGGGTATCGCGAGGCATCAGGCACCAATGAACTGGCTCTACAATGTCAATCCTTCAACCACCAGCACCATCAGTATTACTGCAATGCCTCGAATCGGCTTGGAACAAGATCCAGTGGAATGGTTAATGTGACAGTCTTTAACAACAGAGAGATCTGCAGTTATGTGACAGAAATCAATGGCACCA TTTCAGGTGCCTTATGGGCAGAAGATAATGTAAGAGGAGTTCTGGGAAGAGCGGTCACAATCGATTGTCACTATGCACCGATGTACCGTTCACACACAAAGTATTTGTGTCGCATGTGGGATCGCCAATGCACATCATTAGTGAATACAAATGGGACAAATGAGCAGTATGGAAGAATGACAATCAGAGATAACACATCCCAGGGAATATTTACTGTTACTATGGAGAATCTTCTCTGTAATGATACAGGGCTTTACCGATGTGGAATTACAACGTCTGGCAATCAGCTAGAGTTTGATGTGCATCTACAACTATCTGACG TTTCAGATGCATTGTGGACAGAGAAATATGTAAGAGGAGTTGTGGGAAGAACGATCACAATCGATTGTCACTATGGAGCAAAGTACTGCTTGCACACAAAGTATTGGTGTCATGGATGGACTCGTCAGTGTTCAGTTTTAGTGGAAACAAAAGGGCAACACGGACGGAGTGGACGAGTGTCAATCACAGTTAACCCGGAACGGGGAATATTTACTGTTACTATGGAGGATCTTCGCTCTGGAGATACAGGATGGTACAGCTGTGGAATTACAACACCAGGTGTCGATCCGATGTTTAATGTTCATCTACAAGTATCTGATG AACctgtgtctgttcctgtgcttcAATATCTGTCAGCAGCAAATGTGTCACGTCTCGGGGGCTCAGTGACAGTGTCCTGTGAGTCTGAGCAGGGATCACTTCCCATTCAGTACACATGGTATGAAAACAATTCATCTGGGCATTCAAATATCTCAAATGCTACCGAACTGGATCTACATTGTCAATCTTTCAACCACCAGCACCATCAATATTACTGCAGTGCCTCGAATCGGCTTGGAGCAAGATCCAGTACAATGGTTAATGTGACAGTCTTCAACAACG TTTCAGGTGCCTTATGGGCAGAAGATAAAGTAAGAGGAGTTCTGGGAAGAGCGGTCACAATTGATTGTCACTATGCACCGATGTACCGTTCACACACAAAATATTTGTGTCGCATGTGGGATCGCCAATGCACATCATTAGTGAATACAAACGGGACAAATGAGCAGTATGGAAGAATGACAATCAGAGATAACACATCCCAGGGAATATTTACTGTTACTATGGAGAATCTTGTCTCTCAAGATACAGGGCTTTACCGATGTGGAATTACAACATCTGGCAATCAGCTAGAGTTTGATGTGCATCTACAACTATCTGACG GATGTGAATATTCATGTGAAACATTTACAACAGTATCAACTGCAAG TTTCATGATGTGGAAGGTGGGTCGTTGGCTGCTCTTCGCTCTCCTGATGATCAGCACGATTTCAGTCATGTGGTTCACAAGAGAAACTAAG AGACGTGATGAATCTGATCCTCACAGCCTGGTGATCCAGGAGGTAAAATGA